A stretch of the Nicotiana tabacum cultivar K326 chromosome 6, ASM71507v2, whole genome shotgun sequence genome encodes the following:
- the LOC142181814 gene encoding uncharacterized protein LOC142181814, giving the protein MHHHSTPYWPKANGAVAAANKNIKKILRKMIQGFRQRHGKLPFALLGYRTTVRTYVGATLYLLVYGTEVVIPAEVEIPSLRIIVESEIEDTEWVKTRLEQLMLIDEKWLAVRLKLAISVSIRKKKIVDHKTIGVYFRRGVSNSASQDSSFQVLSRKSSNRE; this is encoded by the exons ATGCATCACCATTCTACCCCTTActggccaaaagccaatggagctGTTGCAGCggcgaacaagaacatcaagaaaattcttaggaagatgatccaaggttTCAGGCAACGGCATGgaaagttgccttttgctcttttgggataccgcacaACTGTTCGCACATATGTTGGTGCAACTCTATATCTGcttgtatatggaactgaagttgTAATACCCgctgaagtcgaaattccctctcttcgaatTATTGTGGAATCAGAGATTGAAGATactgagtgggtcaagacccgattagaacaactGATGTTGATCGATGAAAAATGGCTAGCAGTA AGATTAAAGCTTGCAATTTCAGTTTCCATCAGAAAAAAGAAGATTGTTGATCATAAGACAATTGGAGTTTACTTTCGACGAGGTGTCAGCAACTCGGCGTCTCAAGATTCATCTTTTCAAGTTCTGAGCAGGAAATCAAGCAATCGAGAATGA